In Desulfobacterales bacterium, the DNA window GACAAAAAACAAAAAATTTTCGGCCAAGCACAACGCTGAACTTATTGCGCATCATTGCTCTAAAAGCGTTAATCTGCCGACAGCACAGGATTATATCACGGCGTCCTCCTTTTTCAAGCGCAGCGTCTGAATGGGCCGGGGTAACCGCATCGTGCGAAAACCTGCGCTTGCCTTCATATTAACCATTTGCTAATCAGTTGCGAACCGATGGAAACCGTTACAGGTTTCAAACCATCCAATATCGCTCAATTTTGCATTGGGCTTTAAATAAAGGAATGCCGAAAAAAAATGAAGGAACCATTCGAAAAGCCAAAGGCGCACCGGCCGGTGTTAACGGAAAACGACACGTTCTCCTTTCTTTGCCACTCACGGGTTTCCTGTTTTACCACTTGCTGCAGAAACACGGATATGTATCTTTATCCGTATGATATTGTCCGGCTGAAAACGCGGCTTGGCATCTCATCGGAAGCGTTTCTCGAAAAACATACCACGGTCTATATTCGGGACAATCCGTACTTTCCCCATGTGATGCTGAAAATGTCCGATAGTAAGGACAAGGCCTGCCCCTTTTTACAGGCGGACGGGTGCGCGGTCTATGAAGATAGACCCTTTTCCTGCCGCGCCTATCCGTTGGAGCGCGCAGTGGCGCGTTACGGCGATCGTGGCGGCCGGGACGTGTGTTATTTTATCGCCCGGCATGACTACTGCAAAGGCCACGAAGAAAAAAAAGAATGGACCGTCTCCTCATGGATGGCCAACCAGGAACTTGCCG includes these proteins:
- a CDS encoding YkgJ family cysteine cluster protein, which gives rise to MKEPFEKPKAHRPVLTENDTFSFLCHSRVSCFTTCCRNTDMYLYPYDIVRLKTRLGISSEAFLEKHTTVYIRDNPYFPHVMLKMSDSKDKACPFLQADGCAVYEDRPFSCRAYPLERAVARYGDRGGRDVCYFIARHDYCKGHEEKKEWTVSSWMANQELADYNAMNDLWVDIDTLFRSNPWGEKGLESPAVKMAFMACYNVDKLRTFVFDTSFLTRMTVPQVRIDQIRSNDAALMVFGFDWVRFFLTNSGPLKKP